In one Lycorma delicatula isolate Av1 chromosome 5, ASM4794821v1, whole genome shotgun sequence genomic region, the following are encoded:
- the LOC142325261 gene encoding uncharacterized protein LOC142325261, with amino-acid sequence MLMKVNMSDDKTGCTSCRLIGGFGFIGIGLYVGYVGSKNANNPYSRLIIGLIGASFAGIGTARLLNLPPFKTRKKVAPE; translated from the exons ATGTTGATGAAAGTAAACATGAGTGATGACAAAACTGGTTGTACGTCATGTAGATTGATTGGTGGATTCGGATTTATTGGTATTGGGCTTTATGTTGGGTATGTGGGATCTAAAAATGCAAACAACCCTTATAGCCGGCTTATTATTGGGTTAATTGGCGCTA gttTTGCTGGTATCGGAACAGCTCGTTTGCTTAATTTACCTCCttttaaaaccagaaaaaaagtTGCTCCAGAATAG